One genomic window of Mucilaginibacter sp. SJ includes the following:
- a CDS encoding 5'-nucleotidase, lipoprotein e(P4) family, which produces MKKSYSYLFAGLLLFSACSSVKKTANPNTSITNDGKAWASLWQQRAAEYKALCFQAYNIAKLRVDEGIKNPGDKPLAIVTDIDETVLDNSPYDAHRALQNLDYSDATWKQWTDKAVADTVPGAPAFFKYAASKGITIFYITNRNENERASTLKNLQLYGLPNADDEHLQLKTTSSSKEARRLNVLKTHNILLLCGDNLPDFDLLYDNHPAEENRTATTQKLRTEFGKRYIVIPNPSYGDFEGALFRFNYKLSPAQKDSVIRAKIKADQ; this is translated from the coding sequence ATGAAAAAAAGCTATAGCTATCTATTTGCAGGCCTGTTGTTATTCAGCGCCTGCTCATCTGTTAAAAAAACTGCCAATCCTAATACCAGCATTACCAACGATGGTAAGGCCTGGGCTTCATTATGGCAGCAGCGGGCGGCGGAGTACAAAGCATTATGCTTTCAGGCCTATAATATAGCTAAGCTCAGGGTTGACGAAGGAATTAAGAACCCCGGTGATAAACCGCTGGCTATTGTTACCGATATTGATGAAACCGTGCTGGATAATAGCCCCTATGATGCTCATCGCGCCTTACAGAACTTAGATTACAGCGATGCCACCTGGAAACAATGGACAGACAAAGCCGTTGCTGATACTGTGCCGGGCGCACCTGCCTTTTTTAAGTACGCTGCATCAAAAGGGATCACGATATTTTACATCACCAACCGTAATGAAAATGAGCGGGCAAGTACGCTTAAAAATCTACAGTTGTATGGATTGCCTAATGCCGATGATGAACACCTGCAGTTGAAAACTACTTCATCAAGCAAGGAAGCGCGCCGTCTTAACGTTTTAAAAACACATAACATCCTGCTGCTTTGCGGCGATAACCTGCCCGACTTTGACCTGCTGTATGATAATCACCCGGCCGAAGAAAACAGGACAGCCACTACACAAAAGCTGCGAACGGAATTTGGCAAAAGGTATATTGTTATTCCCAATCCTTCATATGGTGATTTTGAAGGGGCACTTTTCCGGTTTAATTACAAGCTTAGCCCTGCCCAAAAAGATTCGGTGATCAGGGCGAAGATCAAAGCCGATCAATGA
- the msrA gene encoding peptide-methionine (S)-S-oxide reductase MsrA produces MNIQKITFGNGCFWCTEAVFQSLKGVTSVTSGYMGGKVLNPTYEQVCTGATGHAEVIHLEYDADVISFDELLLVFFKTHNPTTLNRQGNDVGTQYRSAIFYYTDEQKQASEAMIKKLTNEQVFDDPIVTEITPASTFYSAEDYHQNYFNDNPNKSYCAFVIQPKLNKFAKEFKDKIKPELL; encoded by the coding sequence ATGAACATTCAAAAAATAACTTTCGGCAACGGTTGCTTTTGGTGCACCGAAGCCGTTTTTCAATCTCTTAAAGGTGTAACATCAGTAACCTCGGGTTATATGGGCGGCAAAGTTTTAAACCCAACCTATGAGCAGGTTTGTACGGGCGCTACCGGTCATGCCGAAGTGATTCACCTGGAGTATGATGCCGACGTGATCTCGTTTGATGAATTGTTATTGGTTTTCTTTAAAACCCATAACCCAACAACGCTTAACCGCCAGGGTAATGACGTGGGTACACAATACCGCTCGGCTATATTTTATTATACAGATGAACAAAAGCAGGCTTCGGAAGCGATGATCAAAAAGCTTACCAACGAGCAGGTTTTTGACGATCCTATCGTAACCGAAATCACCCCGGCAAGTACATTTTACAGCGCCGAAGATTACCACCAGAATTATTTCAACGATAATCCTAACAAGTCGTACTGCGCGTTTGTTATCCAGCCGAAACTCAATAAATTTGCCAAGGAGTTTAAGGATAAAATAAAGCCGGAGCTGTTATAA
- a CDS encoding DoxX family membrane protein has product MKIAVLIARVLLGLVFVVFGLNFFFQFLHMAQPPMSDKAQAFSGGLFGSGYFFQYMKVIEITSGLFLIINRYTALFVLLLLPISLNIFLFHAILAPAGLPIGLAVIILEVFLLFAYRKYYASIFTATPTV; this is encoded by the coding sequence ATGAAAATTGCAGTATTGATTGCCCGCGTTTTGCTGGGCCTGGTCTTCGTGGTGTTTGGTTTAAACTTCTTTTTCCAGTTTCTGCATATGGCCCAACCGCCCATGAGCGATAAGGCACAGGCATTTAGCGGCGGGTTATTTGGTTCAGGTTATTTTTTTCAATACATGAAGGTAATTGAAATAACCAGCGGCCTGTTTTTAATTATCAACCGGTATACGGCATTGTTTGTGTTATTGCTGCTGCCTATTTCGCTTAATATATTCCTGTTCCATGCCATTTTGGCACCGGCCGGTTTGCCAATTGGACTGGCGGTTATAATTTTAGAGGTATTTTTGCTGTTTGCCTATCGCAAGTATTACGCGAGTATTTTTACGGCCACACCAACAGTATAA
- a CDS encoding LysR family transcriptional regulator — translation MVNFEWFRTFKAIYETGSLTGAAEALFISQPGVSLHLSSLESYVGYKLFDRTSRKMVSTERGKILYNYILEAICKLEDAERHFHKSTEKDIPTISIGMCFETFQFTLESYLPTLPFNVIIKFGEYPEMLADLDNGILDMIVTPHKGDYKGLEYKPFFKERIVVLAGAQTPTDEFNELLKTKDLNQIQAWLKAQTWYGSSGDMEHLRRFWHINFGKRPDFKPNFIVPNMGSIIRCLSNGKGIAVIPDFLSKKERDSGNIKLLWEGYNKIENTLYFGTRKKSIYAGQVAMIQEIFEREMV, via the coding sequence ATGGTGAATTTTGAATGGTTCCGTACGTTTAAGGCGATCTATGAAACCGGGTCGCTAACCGGGGCTGCCGAAGCGCTGTTTATTTCGCAGCCGGGAGTGAGCCTGCATTTAAGCTCATTAGAGAGCTATGTAGGCTATAAACTGTTCGACCGTACTTCGCGTAAAATGGTATCGACAGAGCGGGGGAAGATCTTATACAACTATATCCTGGAGGCAATTTGTAAACTGGAGGATGCCGAACGGCACTTTCATAAAAGCACCGAAAAAGATATACCAACTATAAGTATAGGAATGTGCTTTGAAACTTTTCAATTCACGCTCGAATCCTACCTGCCCACATTGCCTTTTAATGTGATCATCAAATTTGGCGAATACCCCGAAATGCTGGCCGACCTGGACAATGGCATCCTCGATATGATTGTTACGCCACATAAAGGCGATTATAAAGGTTTGGAGTATAAACCCTTTTTTAAGGAACGCATAGTGGTACTGGCCGGGGCGCAAACACCAACCGACGAGTTTAATGAACTATTGAAAACTAAAGATCTTAACCAGATCCAGGCATGGCTTAAAGCCCAAACCTGGTACGGCTCATCGGGCGATATGGAACACTTGCGGCGCTTCTGGCATATCAACTTTGGCAAACGACCTGATTTTAAGCCTAATTTCATCGTCCCTAACATGGGCTCTATTATTCGTTGTTTGAGTAATGGTAAGGGTATAGCCGTGATACCGGATTTCCTTTCAAAAAAAGAGCGCGATAGCGGCAATATCAAACTGCTTTGGGAGGGATATAATAAGATAGAGAACACGCTGTACTTCGGCACCCGCAAAAAATCAATTTATGCCGGGCAGGTAGCAATGATCCAGGAAATTTTTGAACGGGAGATGGTGTAA
- a CDS encoding NAD(P)H-dependent oxidoreductase — MTNIFVINGGQVFGHSGGRFNKTLLDTTVQYFTRHPDFEVRSTDVNNAYDPMQEAENYKWADVIIYHTPVWWFQVPHAFKKYIDEVFTAGYQNGIYRSDGRTAENPGINYGTGGLMQGKKYMLTTSWNAPITAFTLPGEFFNEHSVDEGPLFGFHRMNAFTGMQPLESIHFYDVMKNANIEENLQRYQEHLNKLFTQNNPSHENLLNSLSEV, encoded by the coding sequence ATGACAAACATATTTGTAATAAACGGAGGGCAGGTCTTCGGCCACTCCGGCGGAAGATTTAACAAAACTTTATTGGATACTACCGTGCAGTATTTTACCCGTCATCCTGATTTTGAAGTTCGTTCAACCGACGTAAATAACGCTTACGATCCTATGCAGGAAGCCGAAAACTATAAATGGGCCGATGTGATCATTTACCACACCCCGGTTTGGTGGTTCCAGGTACCGCATGCCTTTAAAAAATATATCGACGAAGTTTTTACCGCCGGGTATCAAAACGGCATTTACCGCAGCGACGGCCGTACGGCCGAAAATCCAGGTATTAATTATGGTACCGGCGGATTGATGCAGGGCAAAAAATATATGCTTACCACCTCATGGAATGCCCCTATTACCGCTTTCACCTTACCTGGCGAGTTTTTTAACGAGCACAGTGTTGACGAAGGCCCCCTGTTTGGCTTTCACCGCATGAACGCTTTTACCGGCATGCAGCCTTTAGAAAGTATCCACTTTTATGATGTAATGAAAAACGCTAATATTGAGGAGAACCTGCAACGCTACCAGGAACATTTAAACAAACTATTTACCCAAAACAACCCAAGCCATGAAAATTTACTTAACAGCCTTAGTGAAGTGTAA
- a CDS encoding putative quinol monooxygenase → MKIYLTALVKCKTGTTAQMKDFLDKLVAASRQEEACLQYELYQSTTDETQFIFHETWASQEGLDQHVKQEHFQLFSKQIVDIIDGPLGIYKTDKVH, encoded by the coding sequence ATGAAAATTTACTTAACAGCCTTAGTGAAGTGTAAAACCGGCACCACTGCCCAAATGAAAGATTTTTTGGATAAACTGGTAGCAGCATCCCGCCAGGAAGAAGCCTGCTTACAATACGAGCTATATCAATCAACCACAGATGAAACCCAGTTTATTTTTCATGAAACCTGGGCCAGCCAGGAAGGGCTTGATCAGCATGTTAAGCAGGAGCATTTCCAACTGTTCAGTAAGCAGATTGTTGATATTATAGATGGGCCGCTTGGGATA